A window of Roseofilum reptotaenium CS-1145 genomic DNA:
TCCACAACAGGCGATCGCCCGTTTAGAAAATCTAGCTCGTCCCCAGTATCTCACCTATCGCGGCATTGCTATGGCTTATCGCGATTTAGGCAATTACAATAAGGCTCTTGAATATGTAAATTTAGCCTTATCTGAGACCCCCAATCATCCCGAAGTTCATTACCTCAAAGCACAGATTCTCAAACAACTCGAACAATGGCAAGCCGCCCAAGGCTTTTTTAATCAGGCCTTAGCTCGGCCGCAAATTTTACCCAAATATTTAGTCGCCCAAATCTTTTTTGAATCTTGTCAAAATCAGCGTAAAATTGATCAGAAACCGCGCAATTGTGATGCTCTGCGCGACCCCATTAAAGAAGGCAATCAAACCTGGGGGCCGGAACGTTTACCCTCTTTAGATTAGCGCTACGCGCTAGTGATGGGTAATAGGTAATGGGTCAGAACGTTCTGTATTCATATTATTCATCATGAAACACAAAAGTCGGGAACCAGAAAGAGAACAGGGAAGCAAACGGTATCGTATTCAACGTCTGCGTCGTTTAAGTCAACTGCTCGATAATGCTCTACCTATTCCCGGCTTAAATTACCGCGTGGGAATCGATCCAATTATTGGCTTAATTCCTGGAGGTGGAGATATGGTGAGTGGGATCTTATCTGCTTATATTGTCCTGGAAGCCACGCGGTTTGGATTACCGAAAGAAACCCTAGGACGCATGGTAATTAATGTCCTTATTGATACCCTAACCGGAATTGTTCCCATTTTAGGTGATATTTTCGATCTCACCTGGAAAGCGAATGCCATGAATGTGGAATTGCTGGAAGAACATTTACAAGCCCCTAAATCCAGCGAAGCAGCCGATCGCGGCTTTATCATTGTCATGATTCTGAGTTTAGCCCTGATTGTCGTTGGCGTTACCAGTTTTGGCCTGTTCCTGCTTTGGGGATTAACTGCTTTAATGAATTCTTTGTTTTAAGTCTAGCGATCAATCTCAATTGCCTGTCAAAGTCCTATAATACTTCTTCTG
This region includes:
- a CDS encoding DUF4112 domain-containing protein; translation: MKHKSREPEREQGSKRYRIQRLRRLSQLLDNALPIPGLNYRVGIDPIIGLIPGGGDMVSGILSAYIVLEATRFGLPKETLGRMVINVLIDTLTGIVPILGDIFDLTWKANAMNVELLEEHLQAPKSSEAADRGFIIVMILSLALIVVGVTSFGLFLLWGLTALMNSLF